The Amycolatopsis solani genome has a window encoding:
- a CDS encoding VOC family protein — MSYVSALGYIGVGARDLDAWQEFATEILGLHVTRAEDAENVDTLFLRMDARHHRIAVRAGEDELSYAGWEVADEADFEAQVRALESAGVAVKENPGLAEVRGVRRLVQFEDPAGFRLELFFGAATVADPFVSPTGVRFVTQDPHGRDLGLGHIVLAAPDTDKMIDFYLNTLGFKVSDFITFKPLVLTFTHVNPRHHSLAFGPAPEGTKPFMDHFMLEVDDIDGVGRALDRVLAREISLTASLGRHTNDGMLSFYMKSPSGIGVEYGTDGKLIDDDVWTITNWDAAQFWGHDRGHTH, encoded by the coding sequence GTGTCCTACGTCAGTGCTCTCGGCTACATCGGGGTCGGTGCCCGGGACCTCGACGCGTGGCAGGAGTTCGCCACCGAGATCCTGGGCCTGCACGTCACGCGGGCCGAGGACGCCGAGAACGTCGATACGCTGTTCCTGCGCATGGACGCCCGCCACCACCGCATCGCCGTGCGCGCCGGCGAAGACGAGCTGAGCTACGCCGGGTGGGAAGTCGCCGACGAGGCGGACTTCGAAGCCCAGGTCCGCGCGCTGGAGTCGGCCGGGGTGGCCGTCAAGGAGAACCCCGGGCTCGCCGAGGTCCGCGGGGTCCGCCGGCTCGTCCAGTTCGAGGACCCGGCGGGCTTCCGGCTGGAACTCTTCTTCGGCGCCGCGACCGTCGCCGATCCGTTCGTCTCGCCCACGGGCGTCCGCTTCGTCACCCAGGATCCCCACGGCAGGGACCTGGGCCTGGGCCACATCGTGCTCGCGGCGCCGGACACGGACAAGATGATCGACTTCTACCTGAACACCCTGGGGTTCAAGGTCAGCGACTTCATCACCTTCAAGCCGCTGGTCCTCACCTTCACGCACGTCAACCCGCGCCACCACTCGCTCGCCTTCGGCCCGGCGCCCGAGGGAACCAAGCCGTTCATGGACCACTTCATGCTCGAGGTCGACGACATCGACGGCGTCGGCCGTGCCCTCGACCGGGTGCTGGCCCGCGAAATCTCCCTGACCGCCAGCCTGGGCCGGCACACCAACGACGGAATGCTGTCGTTCTACATGAAATCCCCTTCGGGCATCGGCGTCGAGTACGGCACCGACGGGAAGCTGATCGACGACGACGTCTGGACCATCACCAACTGGGACGCGGCCCAGTTCTGGGGACACGACCGCGGCCACACGCACTGA
- a CDS encoding TetR/AcrR family transcriptional regulator translates to MATEEAASPAPRRRMRADAQRSIEQIVAAAERLIESVGPGVALEEVAKEAGVGPATLYRHFPSRMHLFERVYGDRTARIAEQAHALAGTGEPWETLTQWLGSFVALGLESQGVLIQLMSQGLQQSDAAGNAERGRKLVAEALSELLDRAKEAAAVREDVDAEDVISLVSGVVVTVGSRADTTPDERRGQADRALRIVLRGISVP, encoded by the coding sequence TTGGCAACCGAGGAAGCGGCGTCGCCCGCACCGCGCCGCCGGATGCGGGCGGACGCGCAGCGGAGCATCGAGCAGATCGTGGCCGCCGCCGAGCGCCTCATCGAGAGCGTGGGACCGGGGGTCGCGCTGGAAGAGGTGGCGAAGGAGGCCGGCGTCGGACCGGCCACGCTCTACCGCCACTTCCCCAGCCGCATGCACCTGTTCGAGCGGGTGTACGGCGACCGCACCGCCAGGATCGCCGAGCAGGCCCACGCGCTCGCCGGCACCGGCGAGCCGTGGGAGACCCTGACCCAGTGGCTCGGTTCGTTCGTGGCGCTGGGCCTGGAATCCCAAGGCGTGCTCATCCAGCTGATGTCCCAAGGCCTGCAGCAAAGCGACGCCGCGGGCAACGCGGAGCGCGGGCGCAAGCTCGTCGCCGAGGCGCTGAGCGAGTTGCTCGACCGGGCGAAGGAGGCCGCGGCCGTCCGGGAGGACGTCGACGCCGAGGACGTCATCTCCCTCGTCAGCGGCGTGGTCGTGACCGTGGGGTCCCGGGCCGACACCACCCCCGACGAGCGACGCGGACAGGCGGACCGGGCCCTTCGGATCGTCTTGCGGGGCATCAGTGTTCCCTAG
- a CDS encoding alpha/beta hydrolase, with protein MTFVVEPRLREIIEQITPHLADMPAPTVRHPPADPAARDAWFADVTRERARQQARMSEAAGRPSAGAGVDVTEVRIPVTGECGWAGCGDCSAGAINAIVHRPIGVRAAPAYLHFHGGGFWVGGGLDVLRGNAAVHGARARELGVVVIDVDYRMAPDHKFPLPVEDCYAALNWVAANAEHLGVDPARLAVGGGSAGGALTAAVALMSRDRGGPPLSAQVLTIPATDSGCNTGSMHRFAEGYVMTRQNALEMWDMYLASPADAHNPYASPMHAPSLRGLPPTLVILGDYDLLRDEGSAYARRLVDEGVTVTVRRLPQAHGAELPENGPETERLINGFLTTNLLRPS; from the coding sequence ATGACTTTCGTTGTGGAGCCACGACTTCGCGAGATCATCGAGCAGATCACCCCGCACCTGGCCGACATGCCGGCCCCCACCGTCCGCCACCCGCCCGCCGACCCCGCCGCCCGGGACGCGTGGTTCGCCGACGTCACACGGGAGCGCGCGCGGCAGCAGGCGCGGATGAGCGAGGCCGCGGGAAGACCGTCCGCCGGCGCGGGCGTCGACGTGACCGAGGTCCGCATCCCGGTCACCGGCGAATGCGGCTGGGCCGGCTGCGGCGACTGCTCGGCCGGCGCGATCAACGCGATCGTCCACCGGCCCATCGGCGTGCGCGCGGCACCGGCGTACCTCCACTTCCACGGCGGAGGCTTCTGGGTCGGCGGCGGGCTCGACGTGTTGCGGGGCAACGCCGCGGTGCACGGCGCACGCGCCCGCGAGCTGGGCGTCGTCGTCATCGACGTCGACTACCGGATGGCGCCGGACCACAAGTTCCCGCTCCCGGTCGAGGACTGCTACGCGGCCCTGAACTGGGTGGCGGCCAACGCCGAGCACCTCGGCGTCGACCCGGCCCGCCTGGCGGTGGGCGGCGGCAGCGCCGGCGGCGCCCTGACCGCGGCGGTGGCCCTGATGAGCCGCGACCGCGGCGGCCCCCCGCTTTCCGCACAGGTGCTCACCATCCCGGCGACCGACAGCGGCTGCAACACCGGCTCGATGCATCGCTTCGCCGAGGGCTACGTGATGACCCGGCAGAACGCGCTGGAGATGTGGGACATGTACCTCGCCTCACCGGCCGACGCCCACAACCCCTACGCCTCCCCCATGCACGCACCCAGCCTCCGCGGCCTGCCGCCCACGCTGGTCATCCTCGGCGACTACGACCTCTTGCGCGACGAGGGCAGCGCGTACGCCCGGCGCCTGGTCGACGAGGGCGTCACCGTGACGGTGCGGCGCTTGCCCCAGGCCCACGGAGCCGAACTACCCGAGAACGGGCCGGAGACCGAGCGCCTCATCAACGGTTTCCTCACCACCAACCTGCTCCGTCCGTCCTAG
- a CDS encoding DinB family protein, protein MVSEYVQSDRFRGARIHLCDLAGLEIRDCEVNGLKIVDCYGSDVYLGGYFERLVVNDVDVTAYVEAELDRRHPARALAREAASPEDYRAAWDAIETLWGATLDRAKLLPEATLHEQVDGEWSFVETQRHLLFACDAWLGNAVLEEEAPYHPLGFPAGGTPAEEAAKLGLTLEATPTLDEVLEPRRARMAAMRRVVGGLTAAELDRVCGRKPADMYPEQEYVVRRCLKVVLKEEAEHHRYAVRDLARLEAGASEPQ, encoded by the coding sequence ATGGTTTCCGAATACGTCCAGAGCGACCGATTCCGCGGTGCTCGTATCCACCTGTGCGACCTCGCGGGTCTCGAGATCCGCGATTGCGAGGTGAACGGTCTGAAGATCGTCGACTGCTACGGCAGCGACGTCTACCTCGGTGGCTATTTCGAGCGCCTCGTCGTCAACGACGTCGACGTCACCGCCTACGTCGAGGCCGAGCTCGACCGTCGGCACCCCGCACGGGCGCTGGCGCGGGAAGCGGCTTCGCCCGAGGACTACCGGGCTGCTTGGGACGCGATCGAGACCCTGTGGGGCGCGACGCTCGACCGGGCGAAACTGCTGCCCGAGGCCACACTGCACGAGCAGGTCGACGGCGAGTGGTCGTTCGTCGAGACGCAACGGCATCTGCTGTTCGCCTGCGATGCCTGGCTCGGCAACGCCGTGCTCGAGGAGGAAGCGCCCTACCACCCATTGGGTTTCCCCGCCGGAGGGACGCCGGCCGAGGAGGCGGCGAAGCTCGGCCTCACCCTCGAAGCCACCCCGACGCTCGACGAAGTCCTGGAACCGCGGCGCGCCCGCATGGCCGCGATGCGGCGTGTGGTCGGCGGGCTCACCGCGGCCGAGCTCGACCGGGTGTGCGGCCGCAAGCCGGCGGACATGTATCCCGAGCAGGAGTACGTCGTGCGCCGCTGCCTCAAAGTCGTGCTGAAGGAAGAAGCGGAGCACCACCGTTACGCGGTGCGCGACCTCGCGAGGCTCGAAGCAGGTGCGTCCGAACCGCAGTAG
- a CDS encoding SRPBCC family protein, with protein MTEPLATIDFLTHSKVHVAAGAAAIWPHIVDLDGWRRGQLLVRLGGAEGSVGQRFYAASPEAPDVALYHVENAELILEQRRTIRLDALDGTFMGFATWELTPAGDGTVVAYDVYTRGPMLPPGQSAEDVLAWAQQVMAEGLARLKAFVEGKDLEPEVA; from the coding sequence ATGACCGAACCCCTCGCGACCATCGACTTCCTGACCCACAGCAAAGTGCACGTCGCGGCCGGTGCGGCGGCGATCTGGCCGCACATCGTCGACCTCGACGGCTGGCGCCGGGGCCAGCTCCTGGTGCGCCTCGGCGGTGCGGAAGGCTCTGTGGGACAACGGTTCTACGCGGCCTCGCCCGAGGCACCCGACGTCGCGCTCTACCACGTCGAGAACGCCGAGCTGATCCTGGAGCAGCGCCGCACGATCCGTCTCGACGCGCTGGACGGCACGTTCATGGGTTTCGCGACGTGGGAGCTGACCCCGGCCGGCGACGGGACGGTGGTCGCCTACGACGTCTACACCCGCGGTCCGATGCTGCCGCCCGGGCAATCGGCGGAAGACGTGCTCGCCTGGGCCCAGCAGGTGATGGCCGAGGGGCTGGCGCGGCTCAAGGCGTTCGTCGAGGGGAAAGACCTGGAACCCGAAGTCGCCTGA
- a CDS encoding prolyl oligopeptidase family serine peptidase yields MTDAQLPYPAARIVDTRDTVAGISFPDPYRWLEDDSAETAAWQEAQNSLTDAFLGQWPHLDALRSSVDEHVADGTGSPNWLVDPTPKFAGGRWFRLARTPGPGYPDSAVLVVSDGPDGPGRVLYDPVRDGGRPISWFVPSPDGRIALFAVNQGGSDLGQIRLLDVETGDELPERLPQLTMGPMITPQWLPDSSGFFYTAGDLSAESFAFRVYFHTIGAEPPAEPEPVTGAEGPTVQVAADGKHAVLTSVWPLPRYVCDLPERNWRPFVPDLDASVAGVIDGDRYVAVTNHRAPRGRIVAIGFDDPDPAAWRELVGESQRVLSHVRLVGGRLVVTGSVDTEARAWVFDRDGRELEEVPLPGRGALPVDVMPNAALVAESHPDEFVFPFSTPVSSPGLYRYRWGSGQVDTLREPRVRLAGATSTLRWARSADGTEVPYHLVLPEGADGTRPLPTLVTAYGGGRVSWPAQYPGPVAAFVAAGGALAISHQRGGSDLGTGWADAGRLRGKQNSLDDLYAIAEHLVATGATTTGRLAMTGWSNGGFLAGNAFTQRPDLWAAVVPQCPPLDVIGAHRLPYGKFALSAEYGDLDDPGEVARLAKMSPYHLVDETVAYPALYIHAGGADVACPPGPTRKFVARVQAAEATTAPVLLRVWDDVGHGTASNRSEAVTHATHWLAFLMQRLGMTPAGLRHPGAAHPGDPA; encoded by the coding sequence ATGACCGACGCGCAGCTGCCTTATCCCGCGGCGCGAATCGTCGACACCCGAGACACCGTCGCGGGTATCAGTTTTCCGGATCCCTACCGCTGGCTCGAAGACGATTCGGCCGAGACGGCGGCGTGGCAGGAGGCGCAGAACTCCCTCACCGACGCTTTTCTCGGGCAGTGGCCGCACCTGGACGCCCTCCGGTCCTCGGTCGACGAGCACGTCGCGGACGGCACCGGCTCACCCAACTGGCTGGTCGACCCGACACCGAAGTTCGCCGGCGGCCGCTGGTTCCGGCTCGCCCGCACCCCCGGCCCCGGCTATCCGGACAGCGCCGTCCTCGTGGTCTCGGACGGTCCGGACGGCCCAGGGCGGGTCCTGTACGACCCGGTCCGGGACGGCGGCAGGCCGATCTCCTGGTTCGTCCCCTCGCCGGACGGGCGGATCGCGCTGTTCGCGGTCAACCAGGGTGGTTCCGACCTCGGGCAGATCCGGCTGCTGGACGTGGAAACCGGCGACGAGCTGCCGGAGCGGCTTCCGCAGCTGACGATGGGCCCGATGATCACCCCGCAGTGGCTGCCGGACAGCTCCGGTTTCTTCTACACCGCGGGTGACCTGTCGGCGGAGTCGTTCGCCTTCCGGGTCTACTTCCACACGATCGGCGCGGAACCGCCGGCCGAGCCGGAGCCGGTCACCGGCGCCGAAGGCCCGACGGTCCAGGTCGCCGCCGACGGCAAGCACGCCGTGCTGACGAGCGTCTGGCCGCTCCCGCGGTACGTGTGCGACCTGCCGGAGCGGAACTGGCGCCCGTTCGTGCCGGACCTCGACGCGTCCGTGGCCGGTGTCATCGACGGGGACCGCTACGTCGCGGTCACCAACCACCGGGCGCCCCGCGGGCGGATCGTGGCGATCGGGTTCGACGACCCGGACCCGGCCGCGTGGCGGGAACTCGTCGGGGAGTCACAGCGGGTGCTGAGCCACGTCCGGCTGGTCGGCGGCCGCCTGGTCGTCACGGGATCGGTCGACACCGAGGCCCGCGCCTGGGTGTTCGACCGGGACGGACGGGAGCTCGAGGAGGTGCCGCTGCCCGGCCGGGGAGCCCTGCCGGTCGACGTCATGCCGAACGCCGCACTGGTGGCCGAGAGCCACCCCGACGAGTTCGTGTTCCCGTTCTCGACCCCGGTTTCCTCGCCGGGCCTCTACCGCTACCGGTGGGGTTCCGGGCAGGTCGACACCCTGCGCGAGCCGCGGGTGCGCCTGGCCGGTGCGACGTCGACCCTGCGCTGGGCCCGTTCCGCGGACGGGACCGAGGTGCCGTACCACCTCGTCCTGCCCGAGGGTGCCGACGGAACGCGTCCACTGCCCACGCTCGTCACCGCGTACGGCGGCGGCCGGGTCTCCTGGCCGGCGCAGTACCCCGGCCCCGTCGCGGCGTTCGTCGCGGCCGGCGGCGCACTGGCCATCTCCCACCAGCGCGGCGGAAGCGACCTCGGCACCGGCTGGGCCGACGCCGGACGCCTCCGCGGCAAGCAGAACAGCCTTGACGACCTCTACGCGATCGCCGAACACCTCGTCGCCACCGGTGCCACGACGACCGGCCGGCTCGCCATGACCGGCTGGAGCAACGGCGGCTTCCTGGCGGGCAACGCCTTCACCCAACGCCCGGACCTCTGGGCGGCGGTCGTGCCGCAATGCCCGCCGCTGGACGTCATCGGCGCCCACCGCCTGCCCTACGGCAAGTTCGCCCTCAGCGCGGAGTACGGCGACCTCGATGATCCCGGCGAGGTCGCCCGCCTCGCCAAGATGTCGCCGTACCACCTCGTCGACGAGACAGTCGCTTACCCGGCGCTCTACATCCACGCGGGCGGCGCGGACGTCGCCTGCCCGCCCGGCCCGACCCGCAAGTTCGTCGCGCGCGTGCAAGCCGCCGAAGCCACCACCGCGCCGGTGCTGCTGCGCGTCTGGGACGACGTCGGACACGGCACGGCCAGCAACCGGTCGGAAGCCGTCACCCACGCGACGCATTGGCTCGCCTTCCTCATGCAGCGCCTGGGGATGACCCCAGCCGGCCTGCGCCACCCCGGCGCCGCACACCCAGGAGACCCCGCATGA
- a CDS encoding SCO family protein, translating to MSVTHHPVRPRYTLVDHHGREVTEQDFPGRHQLVFFGFTHCRAVCPRVLGLLSTVLDDLGPLADRIQPLYISVDPERDTPDVLRAFLERTYPRFLGLTGSPEAAEAARAAFRIFAGRGADPEDPEGYAVPHTALTYLLDPGAAYLAHFPDVLAAAEIADRIRKLVR from the coding sequence ATGAGCGTCACCCACCACCCCGTCCGGCCGCGCTACACCCTGGTCGACCACCACGGTCGCGAGGTCACCGAGCAGGACTTCCCGGGTCGCCACCAGCTGGTCTTCTTCGGCTTCACCCACTGCCGTGCCGTCTGCCCCCGCGTGCTCGGCCTGCTGAGCACGGTGCTCGACGACCTCGGGCCGCTGGCCGACCGGATTCAGCCGCTGTACATCTCGGTCGACCCGGAACGCGACACCCCGGACGTCCTGCGCGCGTTCCTCGAACGGACCTACCCGCGGTTCCTGGGGCTCACCGGGAGCCCGGAAGCAGCGGAGGCGGCCCGCGCCGCCTTCCGCATCTTCGCCGGCCGCGGAGCGGATCCCGAGGACCCGGAGGGGTACGCGGTGCCGCACACCGCCCTGACCTACCTGCTCGACCCGGGCGCGGCGTACCTCGCGCACTTCCCGGACGTCCTGGCCGCGGCCGAGATCGCCGACCGGATCCGGAAACTGGTTCGGTGA
- a CDS encoding S9 family peptidase: MDERYRAALALVPERLPGLVRNRAIDPQWTGDGDEFWYRRDGADGHEYVLVDPETFTRRPLFDRDALAERLSAVFGAEVDLRTIPVTAYEPHLVRLGDGRAAAFGPDGDSAVPAAEPALRSPDGKTEVFRREHDLWLRDENGEERQVTRAGEAHFAWGATPDYLRSNLPLAARGRPLPPMATAFSPSGRLLLTGRLDERSMPEHPFVDQLPADRAKPRLDPFRYHHVDEQPDGVPQLAIIDLVTGDQAVFDDEDGLTDGLAMTHLDTVAWSADERFVHLLAHETGGRTAALLRIDTRTGARTVALSETAEPIYEPNTHEYSLPLIRVLPATNEAIWFSQRDGWGHLYLYDLGTGACRHRITSGDLVVRDILRVDERRREVLFLAGTGEDGGNPYWRRLYKASLDGGAQMLLTPEPADHELKAPAIAFFTAIFGGAAGSSISPSGRCFVDHVSTVEKPTEIVLRDTATGAVIGELERADVSALTDAGYVFPQQFQVTADDGKTPLWGLLTLPPDPVDPERIPVIDLMYAGYQVVTQPSGFLSGGGNPSWGRLGAAYAALGFATVVLDGRGTPGRDRVFRQWTREELDTPRGIEDHVTAIRALADRHPGLDLSRVGVTGHSYGGYNSVRAMLSFPEFFTVGVSSAGVHDARKLPRGAWNWHLGNEDANDPGKLAALGNLRPADRLRGKLLLVSGDRDANVSLDHTFALIDALSHARKRFDLKIWPGVDHYGGTTPYVRALMWDYFVEHLLGEEPPAELPC; this comes from the coding sequence ATGGACGAACGCTATCGCGCCGCACTGGCCCTGGTGCCGGAACGGTTGCCCGGACTGGTCCGCAACCGGGCGATCGATCCGCAGTGGACCGGTGACGGCGACGAGTTCTGGTACCGCCGTGACGGAGCCGACGGCCACGAATACGTCCTGGTCGACCCGGAGACCTTCACCAGGCGGCCGCTGTTCGACCGCGACGCGCTGGCCGAGCGGCTGAGCGCGGTGTTCGGCGCCGAGGTCGATCTCCGCACGATCCCGGTCACCGCTTACGAGCCGCACCTGGTGCGGCTCGGCGACGGCCGCGCCGCGGCGTTCGGGCCCGACGGCGACTCGGCCGTCCCCGCCGCGGAGCCCGCGCTGCGCAGCCCGGACGGCAAGACAGAGGTGTTCCGGCGCGAGCACGACCTGTGGCTGCGCGACGAGAACGGCGAGGAACGCCAGGTGACCCGAGCCGGCGAAGCGCACTTCGCCTGGGGTGCGACCCCGGACTACCTGCGTTCGAACCTGCCGCTGGCCGCGCGGGGCCGTCCGCTTCCGCCGATGGCCACGGCGTTCTCGCCCTCCGGCCGGCTTCTGCTCACCGGGCGGCTGGACGAGCGTTCGATGCCCGAGCACCCGTTCGTCGACCAGCTTCCGGCCGACCGGGCGAAGCCGCGGCTGGATCCCTTCCGCTACCACCACGTCGACGAACAGCCCGATGGCGTACCCCAGCTCGCGATCATCGACCTGGTGACCGGGGACCAGGCCGTCTTCGACGACGAGGACGGCTTGACCGACGGCCTCGCCATGACGCACCTCGACACCGTCGCGTGGTCGGCCGACGAGCGCTTCGTCCACCTGCTCGCCCACGAAACCGGCGGCAGAACCGCGGCGCTGCTGCGGATCGACACCCGTACCGGTGCGCGGACCGTGGCGCTCAGCGAGACGGCGGAGCCGATCTACGAACCCAACACCCACGAGTACAGCCTGCCGCTGATCCGCGTGCTGCCCGCGACGAACGAGGCGATCTGGTTCTCCCAGCGCGACGGCTGGGGCCACCTCTACCTCTACGACCTCGGCACCGGAGCCTGCCGGCACCGCATCACCAGCGGCGACCTCGTCGTCCGCGACATCCTGCGCGTCGACGAGCGGCGCCGCGAGGTGCTGTTCCTGGCCGGCACCGGCGAGGACGGCGGCAACCCGTACTGGCGCCGGCTCTACAAGGCGTCGCTGGACGGCGGTGCCCAGATGCTGCTCACACCGGAACCGGCCGACCACGAACTCAAGGCACCCGCCATCGCGTTCTTCACCGCGATCTTCGGCGGTGCGGCCGGCAGCTCGATCAGCCCCAGCGGCCGCTGCTTCGTGGACCACGTCTCGACCGTCGAGAAGCCGACCGAGATCGTCCTGCGCGACACCGCGACCGGCGCGGTCATCGGCGAACTGGAACGCGCGGACGTCTCCGCATTGACCGACGCGGGTTATGTGTTCCCCCAGCAGTTCCAGGTCACCGCCGACGACGGGAAGACGCCGCTGTGGGGGCTGCTCACGCTGCCCCCGGACCCCGTCGACCCGGAGCGGATCCCGGTCATCGACCTGATGTACGCGGGCTACCAGGTCGTCACCCAGCCGAGCGGGTTCCTCAGCGGCGGCGGCAACCCGTCCTGGGGCCGGCTCGGCGCGGCGTATGCTGCCCTCGGCTTCGCCACCGTTGTGCTCGACGGCCGCGGCACACCCGGCCGCGATCGCGTGTTCCGGCAGTGGACGCGGGAAGAACTCGACACCCCGCGCGGCATCGAGGACCACGTCACGGCCATCCGGGCACTGGCCGATCGGCATCCCGGACTGGACTTGTCCCGCGTCGGCGTGACCGGCCACTCCTACGGCGGGTACAACTCGGTGCGCGCGATGCTGTCCTTCCCCGAGTTCTTCACCGTCGGGGTCAGCTCCGCCGGGGTGCACGACGCGCGCAAGCTCCCGCGCGGCGCCTGGAACTGGCACCTGGGCAACGAAGACGCGAACGACCCCGGCAAGCTGGCCGCCCTCGGCAACCTCCGGCCGGCCGACCGGTTGCGCGGCAAGCTCTTGCTGGTGTCCGGCGACCGGGACGCCAACGTCAGCCTGGACCACACCTTCGCCCTGATCGACGCGCTCAGCCACGCGCGCAAGCGGTTCGACCTCAAGATCTGGCCCGGAGTCGACCACTACGGCGGCACCACTCCCTACGTCCGCGCGCTCATGTGGGACTACTTCGTCGAGCACCTGCTCGGCGAGGAGCCGCCCGCCGAGCTGCCCTGCTGA
- a CDS encoding FCD domain-containing protein: MAGSATDADTDADAFRRYWTSDARFHSLIAAQADNPFLESAFRALSGPVQRFRLFMKAGHAHAGQAAAEHQRILDALASGDPAAAAEEMLAHVKAASERALPEHGETAS; this comes from the coding sequence GTGGCCGGATCCGCGACCGACGCCGACACGGACGCCGACGCTTTCCGCCGCTACTGGACCTCTGACGCCCGCTTCCACAGCCTGATCGCGGCACAGGCCGACAACCCGTTCCTCGAGAGCGCTTTCCGCGCACTCAGCGGGCCGGTGCAGCGATTCCGGTTGTTCATGAAGGCCGGGCACGCGCACGCCGGCCAAGCCGCGGCCGAGCACCAGCGCATCCTGGACGCCCTCGCTTCGGGCGATCCGGCCGCGGCTGCGGAGGAGATGCTCGCGCACGTCAAGGCGGCGTCCGAACGCGCGCTGCCGGAGCACGGCGAAACGGCCTCCTGA
- a CDS encoding GlxA family transcriptional regulator yields MTGSSRRRHRVAVLALDGVQPMEVGMPFQTFGLHDSHYDVILCGRSAGPVETLNGWSLTAPHGLDEVVTADTVIVPAYRGSERDTPPDATPDVRDALREAHSRGARIATICTGAFALASTGLLDGRRATTHWLLTDELARRHPRIEVDPGVLYVDNGSLLTSAGVASGIDLCLHLLRRDCGAATATSIARGIVAAPHREGGQAQYVTRPPAPPNRTELSATLEWALRRLDTPLTVAALAEHAAVAERTFARIFTAKLGVSPIKWLTAARVSRARELLETTDAGVDHIGRACGLGSPANFRHHFRLATGTTPTDYRRTFSSRTPPGVHADRSG; encoded by the coding sequence ATGACCGGTTCGTCCCGGCGGCGGCATCGCGTCGCGGTACTCGCCCTCGACGGTGTGCAACCGATGGAGGTCGGCATGCCGTTCCAGACCTTCGGCCTCCACGACAGCCACTACGACGTCATCCTGTGCGGGCGGTCCGCCGGGCCGGTCGAGACCCTCAACGGCTGGTCGCTCACCGCGCCACACGGCCTCGACGAGGTGGTCACGGCGGACACGGTGATCGTGCCCGCCTACCGGGGCTCGGAGCGGGACACCCCACCGGATGCCACCCCGGACGTGCGGGACGCGCTCCGCGAGGCGCACTCCCGGGGCGCGCGGATCGCCACCATCTGCACGGGCGCGTTCGCCCTGGCCTCCACCGGCCTGCTCGACGGCCGGCGCGCGACCACCCACTGGCTGCTCACCGACGAGCTGGCCCGCCGGCACCCGCGCATCGAGGTGGACCCCGGCGTGCTCTACGTCGACAACGGCTCCCTGCTGACCTCGGCCGGGGTGGCCAGCGGCATCGACCTCTGCCTGCACCTGCTGCGCCGGGACTGCGGCGCGGCCACGGCTACGTCGATCGCCCGCGGGATCGTGGCCGCGCCACACCGCGAGGGCGGCCAGGCACAGTACGTGACCCGCCCGCCCGCGCCACCGAACCGCACCGAGCTGAGCGCGACCCTGGAGTGGGCCCTGCGCCGCCTCGACACCCCGCTGACGGTCGCCGCGCTGGCCGAGCACGCCGCGGTCGCCGAGCGCACGTTCGCGCGGATCTTCACCGCGAAGCTCGGGGTCAGCCCGATCAAGTGGCTCACGGCCGCTCGCGTCAGCCGCGCCCGCGAACTGCTCGAGACGACGGACGCCGGGGTGGACCACATCGGCCGGGCCTGCGGTCTGGGAAGCCCGGCGAATTTCCGCCACCACTTCCGGCTCGCGACAGGAACCACCCCGACCGACTACCGCCGCACCTTCTCGTCCCGCACCCCACCCGGTGTCCATGCGGACAGGTCGGGGTAG
- a CDS encoding DJ-1/PfpI family protein has translation MTDTRPYRITVLLFDGVEELDFTGPWETLRIWQRVATRPVSVRTASLDGAPVRCALGLTVTPDGGIDDEPRPDLVVHPGGAGIDTLYADQAHLARMRALAEHGTIMTSVCNGAMVYAAAGLLDGRAATSHWLVLDELAGQHPKVDVVRDRRWVDTGPVVTGAGITAGIDMALHLIDRLENTDTARAVAGMLEHPWDPRVDLVAATSPENRHHTLTTIVPLVQAARRAD, from the coding sequence ATGACAGACACGCGGCCCTACCGCATCACCGTGCTCCTCTTCGACGGCGTCGAGGAGCTGGACTTCACCGGCCCGTGGGAGACGCTCCGCATCTGGCAGAGGGTGGCGACCCGTCCGGTGAGCGTGCGCACGGCCAGCCTCGACGGGGCGCCCGTGCGCTGCGCGCTGGGGTTGACGGTCACCCCGGACGGCGGGATCGACGACGAGCCCCGGCCCGACCTCGTCGTCCACCCCGGCGGCGCGGGCATCGACACGCTCTACGCCGACCAGGCCCATCTGGCCCGGATGCGGGCCCTCGCCGAGCACGGCACGATCATGACTTCGGTCTGCAACGGCGCGATGGTCTACGCCGCGGCCGGGCTGCTCGACGGCCGGGCCGCCACCTCCCACTGGCTCGTGCTGGACGAGCTGGCCGGTCAGCACCCGAAGGTCGACGTCGTCCGCGACCGGCGCTGGGTCGACACCGGCCCGGTGGTGACCGGCGCGGGCATCACCGCCGGCATCGACATGGCACTGCACCTGATCGACCGGCTGGAGAACACCGACACGGCCCGGGCGGTGGCCGGCATGCTCGAGCACCCGTGGGACCCAAGGGTGGACCTCGTCGCTGCGACCAGCCCGGAGAACCGCCACCACACGCTCACCACCATCGTCCCGCTGGTGCAGGCGGCCCGCCGGGCCGATTGA